Proteins encoded by one window of Flavobacterium sp. N502540:
- the pdhA gene encoding pyruvate dehydrogenase (acetyl-transferring) E1 component subunit alpha has translation MKEVTKEVYLKWYEDMLLWRKFEDKLAALYIQQKVRGFLHLYNGQEAVLAGALHAMDLTKDKMITAYRNHVQPIGMGVDPRNVMAELLGKATGTSKGMGGSMHIFSKEHRFYGGHGIVGGQIPVGAGLAFADKYFNTGGVTMTYFGDGAARQGSLHEAFNMAMLWKLPVVFIVENNGYAMGTSVERTANHTDIWKLGLGYEMPCGPVDGMNPVKVAEAMTEAIDRARRGDGPTFLEMKTYRYRGHSMSDAQLYRSKEEVEEYKKIDPITQVLDVIMDQKYATEEEIEVIDQRVKDLVEECVKFAEESPYPELQQLYDVVYAQEDYPFTPHKL, from the coding sequence ATGAAAGAAGTTACAAAAGAGGTATATTTAAAGTGGTACGAAGACATGCTACTTTGGAGGAAGTTTGAAGATAAACTTGCAGCATTATACATTCAACAAAAAGTTAGAGGTTTTCTACACCTATATAATGGTCAGGAAGCTGTATTAGCAGGAGCTTTGCACGCTATGGACCTGACCAAAGACAAAATGATTACTGCTTACAGAAACCACGTACAGCCAATTGGTATGGGAGTTGATCCTAGAAACGTAATGGCAGAACTTTTAGGAAAAGCAACCGGTACCTCTAAAGGTATGGGAGGTTCTATGCACATTTTCTCTAAAGAACACCGTTTTTACGGAGGACACGGAATCGTAGGTGGACAAATTCCGGTAGGAGCTGGTTTAGCTTTTGCTGATAAATATTTCAACACTGGTGGAGTTACTATGACCTATTTTGGTGATGGAGCTGCGAGACAAGGTTCTTTACACGAAGCTTTCAACATGGCAATGTTATGGAAATTACCGGTTGTATTTATCGTTGAAAACAACGGTTATGCGATGGGAACTTCTGTTGAAAGAACGGCAAACCACACCGACATCTGGAAACTTGGATTAGGATACGAAATGCCTTGTGGACCTGTTGACGGAATGAACCCGGTAAAAGTTGCTGAAGCAATGACAGAAGCAATCGACAGAGCACGTCGTGGTGACGGACCAACTTTCCTTGAAATGAAAACGTACCGTTACAGAGGACACTCTATGTCTGACGCACAATTGTACCGCTCTAAAGAAGAGGTAGAAGAATACAAAAAAATTGACCCTATTACTCAGGTTTTAGATGTAATTATGGATCAAAAATACGCTACAGAAGAAGAAATTGAAGTAATCGACCAAAGAGTAAAAGACCTGGTTGAAGAATGTGTGAAATTCGCTGAAGAATCTCCATATCCTGAATTACAACAATTGTATGATGTAGTATACGCACAAGAAGACTATCCATTCACACCTCATAAACTATAA
- the porV gene encoding type IX secretion system outer membrane channel protein PorV, with protein sequence MKKISLLLICLLIIPYAKAQNIERPITTGVPFLLVAADARAAGLADQGVATSADAYSQQWNPAKYAFSVDKQGFSISYTPYLTDLANDISLGQATYYNKINERSAFAGSFRYFGFGDIELRTTGDPNEAARIVSPNEFALDGSYSLKLSEKFSMAVAARYIRSNLKIASEEIDASASSTFAIDVAGFYQSEEIAYADFNGRWRGGFNLQNLGKKISYDNDDISSNFLPANLRLGGGFDFILDDYNKLGLSVEFTKLLVPTPPGPGTPVDANGDGDFTDPGDISQAQADAAKYKTYKDIGWVSGIFKSFGDAPGGFSEELKEITYSVGAEYMYQDAFAIRAGYFHESPVKGARQFFSLGAGFKYNVVKVDVSYLFSTSKVKNPLENTLRFSLTFNFGDKYEVY encoded by the coding sequence ATGAAAAAAATATCGCTTCTATTAATTTGCCTTTTAATTATTCCGTACGCAAAAGCTCAAAACATTGAACGCCCTATTACTACTGGAGTACCTTTTTTACTTGTCGCAGCTGACGCCAGAGCAGCCGGTTTAGCCGATCAGGGGGTCGCTACATCAGCCGACGCTTATTCACAACAATGGAACCCTGCAAAATATGCTTTCTCAGTAGACAAGCAAGGATTTTCTATCAGCTACACCCCTTACTTGACAGACTTAGCCAATGATATTTCATTAGGTCAGGCAACGTATTACAACAAAATTAACGAACGAAGTGCCTTTGCAGGAAGCTTCCGTTATTTTGGCTTTGGAGACATCGAATTAAGAACAACCGGAGACCCAAATGAAGCCGCAAGAATCGTTTCTCCAAATGAGTTTGCCTTAGACGGTTCTTACTCTTTGAAATTAAGCGAGAAATTCTCAATGGCAGTAGCCGCAAGATACATTCGTTCTAATCTGAAAATTGCTTCTGAAGAAATCGATGCATCAGCTTCAAGCACTTTTGCGATAGACGTTGCCGGATTCTACCAATCAGAAGAAATTGCTTATGCTGATTTTAACGGAAGATGGAGAGGTGGTTTCAACCTGCAAAACCTTGGAAAAAAAATAAGCTACGATAACGACGATATCAGTTCCAACTTTTTACCTGCCAACCTTAGATTAGGAGGAGGTTTTGACTTCATCTTAGACGATTACAACAAACTAGGCCTTAGCGTTGAATTTACCAAACTTTTAGTTCCAACACCTCCGGGACCAGGAACACCTGTAGATGCAAATGGCGACGGTGATTTTACAGATCCGGGAGACATTTCTCAGGCGCAAGCTGACGCAGCAAAATACAAAACCTACAAAGACATTGGCTGGGTATCCGGAATTTTTAAATCTTTCGGAGATGCTCCGGGTGGTTTCAGCGAAGAATTAAAAGAAATCACTTATAGTGTAGGTGCAGAATATATGTATCAGGATGCCTTTGCCATACGAGCAGGATATTTTCATGAAAGTCCTGTAAAAGGAGCCAGACAATTCTTCTCTTTAGGAGCGGGATTCAAATACAATGTAGTAAAAGTTGACGTTTCGTATTTATTTTCAACATCAAAAGTTAAAAATCCGTTAGAAAATACACTTCGTTTTTCTTTAACCTTTAACTTTGGCGACAAATACGAAGTATATTAA
- the gldJ gene encoding gliding motility lipoprotein GldJ: MKVNKIVVLQLMMSMVLMLGTASCSKKSSSSHASRATGWDVDSQNGTAARNAGKKQQAGPGLVFVEGGTFTMGKVQDDVMHDWNNTPTQQHVQSFYMDETEVTNGMYLEYLEWLKKVFPPTEENYKNIYEGASPDTLVWRNRLGYNETMTNNYLRHPSYANYPVVGVNWIQAVEFAKWRTDRVNEAVLEKNGYLKRGAKTQDVSAESLFNTEGYVASPSTTYGGNEELVLKKNPSGRKKPKTGKDGVVQEEKNVYAQRSSGLILPEYRLPTEAEWEYAAAADVGQREYNIYKGQKKYPWSGDYTRSSKRKNKGDQLANFKQGNGDYGGIAGWSDDGADITNSVKSYAPNDFGLYDMAGNVAEWVADVYRPIIDNEANDFNYFRGNQYAKNKIGKDGKIEIITKDNIQYKTLSNGKKIATNLPGEIAQVPVDENETYLRTNFDTSNNINYRDGDKQSSKYFDFGDSESGSKADQAMYNSPKHNITTDSLGQMVKKYDNSSKRTTLIDDNVRVYKGGSWRDRAYWLDPGQRRYFPQDMATDYIGFRCAMSRVGAKSEKRKSPRN, from the coding sequence ATGAAAGTAAACAAAATTGTAGTCTTGCAATTAATGATGTCAATGGTATTGATGTTAGGCACGGCTAGTTGTAGCAAAAAATCGAGTTCCAGTCATGCCTCCAGGGCAACTGGTTGGGACGTAGACAGTCAGAATGGAACTGCTGCCAGAAATGCAGGAAAAAAACAACAGGCTGGTCCTGGTTTAGTTTTTGTTGAGGGAGGTACATTTACGATGGGTAAAGTACAAGATGATGTTATGCACGATTGGAATAACACACCAACTCAACAACACGTTCAGTCATTCTATATGGATGAAACTGAAGTTACGAACGGTATGTACTTAGAGTACCTGGAATGGTTAAAGAAAGTTTTCCCACCAACAGAAGAAAATTACAAGAATATTTACGAAGGAGCATCTCCTGATACTTTAGTATGGAGAAATCGTTTAGGATACAACGAAACGATGACAAACAACTACTTAAGACACCCATCTTACGCAAACTACCCGGTAGTAGGTGTAAATTGGATTCAGGCTGTTGAATTTGCTAAATGGAGAACTGATCGTGTGAACGAAGCAGTTTTAGAGAAAAACGGTTACCTTAAAAGAGGAGCAAAAACTCAGGACGTTAGCGCTGAAAGTTTATTTAATACAGAAGGTTATGTTGCTTCACCAAGTACAACTTATGGAGGTAATGAAGAACTTGTGTTAAAGAAAAACCCTAGCGGAAGAAAAAAACCTAAAACAGGTAAAGACGGTGTTGTTCAGGAAGAGAAAAATGTTTATGCACAACGTTCTTCAGGACTTATCTTGCCGGAATACAGACTTCCTACCGAAGCGGAGTGGGAATATGCTGCTGCTGCTGATGTTGGACAAAGAGAATACAATATCTATAAAGGACAAAAGAAATATCCTTGGTCTGGTGATTACACACGTTCTTCAAAACGTAAAAACAAAGGAGATCAATTGGCTAACTTTAAACAAGGAAACGGTGATTACGGTGGAATTGCAGGTTGGTCTGATGATGGTGCAGATATTACAAACTCTGTAAAAAGTTACGCTCCTAACGATTTTGGATTGTATGATATGGCAGGAAACGTTGCCGAATGGGTTGCTGACGTTTACAGACCTATTATCGATAACGAAGCAAATGATTTCAACTACTTTAGAGGAAATCAATATGCTAAAAACAAAATCGGGAAAGATGGTAAAATTGAAATTATTACTAAAGATAATATTCAATACAAAACATTAAGTAACGGTAAAAAAATAGCAACAAATTTACCTGGAGAAATCGCTCAGGTTCCTGTTGATGAGAATGAAACTTACTTAAGAACGAACTTCGATACAAGTAACAATATCAACTACAGAGACGGAGACAAGCAATCTTCTAAATATTTTGATTTCGGAGATTCTGAATCAGGATCAAAAGCAGATCAGGCGATGTACAACTCACCTAAACACAATATCACAACAGATAGTTTAGGTCAGATGGTTAAGAAATATGATAACTCAAGTAAACGTACAACATTAATCGATGATAATGTAAGAGTTTACAAAGGAGGTTCATGGAGAGACAGAGCTTATTGGTTGGATCCGGGTCAAAGAAGATATTTCCCTCAGGATATGGCAACTGATTACATCGGATTTAGATGTGCAATGTCTAGAGTAGGTGCTAAATCTGAGAAAAGAAAATCACCTAGAAACTAA
- the cdd gene encoding cytidine deaminase yields MKEISITSSFNIYNNLEELPKDIQELMSQAVEVRKKAYAPYSQFRVGAALLLDNGKIVVGSNQENAAYPSGLCAERVAIYHAGSVYPEAKILKMAITAASDTNQTTAPIPPCGSCRQSIAEYEIRQDTPIEIFFMGEIGEVYKSASLKNLLPFMFDKKFL; encoded by the coding sequence ATGAAAGAAATAAGCATTACATCATCCTTCAACATTTACAATAACCTTGAAGAACTCCCAAAAGACATTCAGGAGTTAATGAGTCAGGCGGTCGAAGTTCGCAAAAAAGCATATGCGCCTTATTCTCAATTTCGGGTTGGAGCTGCTTTACTTTTAGACAATGGAAAAATAGTGGTAGGATCTAATCAGGAAAATGCGGCATATCCTTCGGGATTATGTGCTGAACGCGTTGCCATTTATCATGCCGGAAGTGTATATCCGGAAGCCAAAATTCTAAAAATGGCCATTACAGCAGCTTCAGACACTAATCAGACCACAGCACCGATTCCTCCTTGTGGATCGTGCCGCCAATCTATTGCAGAATACGAGATCAGACAGGATACCCCTATTGAAATCTTTTTTATGGGAGAAATCGGCGAAGTTTACAAATCGGCATCTCTAAAAAACTTACTGCCGTTTATGTTTGATAAAAAGTTCTTGTAA
- a CDS encoding pyruvate dehydrogenase complex dihydrolipoamide acetyltransferase, whose product MATIITMPRLSDTMTEGTVATWLKKVGDKISEGDILAEIETDKATMEFESFNEGTLLHIGIPAGETAPVDSLLAIIGNEGEDISALLAGGAAPAAEAPKAEAAPAAETKTETAAPAKAATELPKGVVVVTMPRLSDTMTEGTVATWLKKVGDTVAEGDILAEIETDKATMEFESFNAGTLLYIGIQEGNTAPVDSLLAIIGPAGTDVSGISANYTAGGAVSAPATEETKAAPAAEKATETVAETSNGGRILASPLAKKIASDKGISLNQVKGSGENGRIVKSDIENFTPAAQTPAAVAATTTSAAKPQEAAPAAPKVFVPAGEVFTEEIKNSQMRKIIAKRLAESLFTAPHYNLVIEVSMDEAMGARATINTVPDTKVSFNDMVIKACALALKKHPKINSQWKEDAIIINHHVNIGVAVAVEDGLVVPVLKFTDAMSLSQIGASVRDLAGRAKNKKLGPQEMEGSTFTVSNLGMFGITEFNSIINQPNSAILSVGAIVEKPVVKNGQIVVGNTMMLSLACDHRTIDGATGAQFLQTLKQYIESPVTMLA is encoded by the coding sequence ATGGCAACAATTATTACAATGCCTCGTTTGAGCGATACTATGACGGAAGGAACGGTAGCGACTTGGCTTAAAAAAGTAGGCGACAAAATTAGCGAAGGAGATATCTTAGCTGAGATTGAAACAGACAAAGCAACAATGGAATTTGAGTCTTTCAACGAAGGAACTCTTTTACATATCGGAATACCAGCGGGAGAAACTGCTCCTGTTGACTCTTTATTAGCAATCATTGGAAACGAAGGAGAAGACATTTCTGCTCTTTTAGCCGGTGGTGCTGCCCCTGCTGCAGAAGCGCCAAAAGCGGAAGCTGCCCCTGCTGCGGAAACAAAAACAGAAACTGCTGCTCCTGCAAAAGCAGCCACTGAATTACCAAAAGGTGTTGTAGTGGTTACTATGCCACGTTTGAGCGACACGATGACTGAAGGAACAGTAGCTACCTGGTTGAAAAAAGTAGGTGATACTGTTGCTGAAGGAGATATCTTAGCAGAAATTGAAACAGACAAAGCTACTATGGAGTTTGAGTCTTTCAATGCCGGTACCTTATTATATATTGGAATTCAGGAAGGAAATACAGCTCCTGTTGATAGTTTATTAGCTATCATCGGACCTGCCGGAACTGATGTTTCGGGAATTTCTGCAAACTATACTGCCGGAGGTGCTGTAAGCGCTCCTGCAACTGAAGAAACTAAAGCTGCTCCTGCTGCTGAAAAAGCAACAGAAACAGTAGCCGAAACTTCAAACGGAGGAAGAATTCTAGCTTCGCCATTAGCGAAGAAAATCGCTTCTGATAAAGGAATTTCATTAAATCAGGTTAAAGGTTCAGGAGAAAACGGACGTATCGTGAAAAGCGATATCGAGAACTTTACTCCTGCTGCACAAACACCTGCTGCGGTTGCTGCAACTACAACTTCTGCTGCTAAACCACAAGAAGCTGCACCTGCTGCACCAAAAGTATTTGTTCCTGCCGGAGAAGTTTTCACAGAAGAGATTAAAAACTCTCAAATGCGTAAAATTATCGCAAAACGTTTGGCAGAATCTTTATTTACAGCACCTCACTACAACTTAGTGATTGAAGTAAGCATGGACGAAGCTATGGGCGCAAGAGCAACAATCAATACAGTTCCGGATACAAAAGTATCTTTTAACGATATGGTAATTAAAGCTTGTGCTTTAGCCTTGAAAAAACATCCAAAAATCAACTCTCAGTGGAAAGAAGATGCAATCATCATCAACCACCACGTAAACATTGGTGTTGCTGTAGCGGTTGAAGACGGATTAGTAGTTCCTGTATTGAAATTTACAGACGCTATGAGTTTATCTCAAATTGGTGCAAGCGTAAGAGATCTTGCCGGAAGAGCGAAAAACAAAAAACTGGGTCCACAGGAAATGGAAGGAAGCACCTTTACCGTTTCTAACCTTGGAATGTTTGGTATTACTGAATTCAATTCAATCATCAACCAACCAAACTCTGCAATCCTTTCTGTAGGAGCAATTGTAGAAAAACCGGTAGTAAAAAATGGTCAGATTGTAGTTGGAAACACCATGATGCTTTCATTAGCATGTGACCACAGAACAATCGACGGTGCAACCGGAGCTCAGTTTTTACAAACATTAAAACAATACATCGAAAGCCCGGTGACCATGTTAGCATAA
- the porU gene encoding type IX secretion system sortase PorU, which yields MKQVLILYLFLLPFISFSQINGDFTLDWQNKKEMSFGDSKLKIPYFSGNSFRYDTTKKSIILLLNLTESGYSNYNSIQIFNVIYESVSTADLGDLSLENIPEKPNETLKTTTSRDLKQVFLSLSPIIKEGNSFKRIRSFSYKKTSDNTSKNGNTSSFQKANTIYNSVLATGDWYRFYIEKSGVYKISRSFLQSLGFDPGKTDPRRIKIYGNGGKMLPLANNAYYPEDLAENAIQIVGETDGVFNNEDYILFYGEGVENWNTESQTNLNLYDTKSYYYITTTGGDGKRIAPLNQPTGNSTLELNTFDDYQFHEIDKINIAHLGRQWCGESFDITQEQEFSFNFPNIDTSVPVKIELKAASAAYTPTSFTISANGQNVGNLNFQALALNSDIKYYNQELPSNAAFTGAENVKIKLTYNNNGVPGSKGYLDFINLTAKRKLLGIGKQFKFQYNLAGTTPGIANYTIGNAAAISQIWDVTDPTNTLKIESTNQPNFSFKASLGEIRTYIALDPADYYAPLKESQSKVANQNLKGTLFRNAQNSFQDIDYIIVTPKTLVSQAEKLATFHRINSNLNVKVIALENIYQEFSSGKQDVAAIRNCIRYLYSNASASDKRLKYINLFGDASFDYKDRITNNTNVVPVYQSVISNSTGEASFASDDFYGLMDPNEGVVVFPFGGIDIAVGRMLISDNAQAAEMVNKVLEYHDQKSFGNWRNNVVMVSDDSDRSSDASLQSRQNTLADAISTQKPFLNVEKIFLDAYTQEASAGGSRYPKARTDMFNAFEKGALVFNYLGHGGEDGLAAERIWEKSDGQNLNNQYKYPLFITITCEFSRFDDPTRPTAGEYTFWNPKGGAISMLTTIRAIGQYNAENFNDSLNKNLFSYGSTPYTSIAEALRISKNENPSSSSNVIFYIGDPALMLAIPKPKINLTKINDIAISQPIPDFKSLSKIKITGEITDENNTLLSNYNGELTTAIFDKLITTSTLNNDGYSPAMSFKILGETIFRGNASVTNGQFEFSFVVPRDIRVPVDYGRISFYAKKNQTLENQSGYNATIKIGGINENAPQDNISPKVKLYMNDETFVSGGITNESPFLLAFLEDENGINTASGIGHDITAVLDGDVSNPFVLNDYYQTKLDDYTNGNLRFPLRNLAAGMHTITFTAWDVYNNPVTSEIQFIVVGNESLTLTHVLNYPNPFSTYTQFWFSHNRPYEPLDVQVQVMTITGKVVWTKNQIVTTEGFLSRDITWDGKDDFGDRIGKGVYIYKLTVKSNLTNKKAEKYEKLVIL from the coding sequence ATGAAACAAGTCCTGATCTTATATCTTTTTCTCCTTCCATTTATCTCATTTTCCCAGATAAATGGTGACTTTACGCTAGATTGGCAAAACAAAAAAGAGATGAGTTTTGGCGACTCAAAATTAAAAATACCGTATTTTTCCGGAAACAGTTTTCGGTACGATACTACTAAAAAAAGCATAATATTACTGCTCAATCTGACCGAATCCGGTTATTCAAACTACAATTCGATTCAAATTTTCAACGTCATTTACGAATCCGTTTCAACTGCCGATCTGGGTGACCTCTCGCTCGAAAATATCCCTGAAAAACCAAATGAGACTCTCAAAACAACTACCTCAAGAGACCTAAAGCAGGTATTTTTATCATTATCGCCTATCATAAAAGAAGGAAACAGCTTCAAACGAATCCGATCTTTTTCTTACAAAAAAACCTCGGATAACACTTCAAAAAACGGCAACACTTCTTCTTTTCAAAAAGCAAATACGATTTACAATTCTGTATTAGCTACAGGAGACTGGTATCGTTTTTACATTGAAAAATCGGGCGTCTACAAAATCTCGAGATCTTTCCTTCAAAGCCTGGGATTTGACCCCGGAAAAACAGACCCGAGGAGAATCAAAATTTATGGAAATGGAGGAAAAATGCTTCCTCTTGCCAACAACGCTTATTATCCGGAAGATCTGGCAGAAAATGCGATTCAGATCGTTGGTGAAACAGACGGCGTATTCAACAACGAAGATTACATTCTTTTTTATGGTGAAGGCGTTGAAAACTGGAACACAGAAAGTCAAACCAACCTGAACCTGTACGACACCAAATCCTATTATTACATTACCACTACAGGCGGTGATGGAAAACGAATCGCCCCTCTAAATCAACCCACCGGCAACAGCACTTTAGAGCTCAATACTTTCGACGATTATCAATTTCATGAGATCGACAAAATAAACATCGCCCATCTGGGGCGCCAGTGGTGCGGAGAATCTTTTGACATTACTCAGGAACAAGAATTCAGCTTTAACTTCCCCAACATCGACACTTCAGTACCCGTAAAAATAGAACTCAAAGCAGCCTCAGCAGCCTATACTCCTACTTCGTTTACCATTTCTGCCAACGGACAAAATGTAGGCAATCTTAATTTTCAGGCCTTGGCACTAAACTCCGATATCAAATATTACAATCAGGAATTACCATCCAACGCAGCTTTTACCGGAGCTGAAAATGTAAAAATAAAACTTACCTACAACAACAATGGTGTTCCGGGGTCAAAAGGATATCTTGACTTCATTAATCTGACTGCCAAAAGAAAGCTTTTGGGCATCGGAAAACAATTTAAATTTCAATACAATTTAGCAGGTACAACTCCCGGAATAGCCAATTACACCATCGGAAATGCTGCTGCCATTTCTCAGATTTGGGACGTTACTGACCCTACTAATACTTTAAAAATAGAAAGCACCAATCAACCCAACTTTAGCTTTAAGGCATCGTTGGGCGAAATCCGAACATACATCGCCCTTGACCCTGCTGATTATTACGCTCCTTTAAAAGAAAGCCAATCAAAAGTCGCCAATCAAAATCTAAAAGGAACACTTTTCAGGAATGCTCAAAACAGTTTTCAAGACATCGACTATATAATCGTGACGCCAAAAACGCTTGTTTCTCAAGCTGAAAAACTAGCCACTTTCCACCGGATAAATTCTAATTTAAATGTAAAAGTAATTGCACTGGAGAACATCTATCAGGAATTCTCTTCAGGAAAGCAAGATGTGGCAGCCATTAGAAACTGCATTCGATACTTGTACAGCAACGCCTCTGCTTCCGACAAAAGACTTAAATATATAAATCTGTTCGGAGACGCTTCATTTGACTACAAAGACCGAATTACAAACAATACCAACGTCGTACCTGTATATCAATCTGTTATCAGCAACTCTACCGGAGAAGCCTCATTTGCCTCAGATGATTTTTACGGACTTATGGATCCTAATGAAGGCGTTGTCGTTTTCCCTTTTGGAGGAATTGATATCGCAGTAGGCAGAATGTTAATTTCTGACAATGCCCAGGCAGCAGAAATGGTCAACAAAGTTTTAGAATACCACGACCAAAAATCATTTGGAAACTGGCGCAACAATGTCGTTATGGTAAGCGATGACTCTGACCGAAGCTCAGACGCAAGCTTACAATCGCGCCAGAACACCCTGGCCGATGCAATCTCTACCCAAAAACCATTTTTAAATGTAGAAAAGATTTTCCTCGACGCCTACACTCAGGAAGCTTCCGCAGGAGGATCGAGATACCCGAAGGCAAGAACCGATATGTTTAATGCTTTTGAAAAAGGCGCTTTAGTCTTTAACTATCTTGGACATGGCGGCGAAGACGGTCTCGCAGCCGAAAGAATCTGGGAAAAATCAGACGGTCAAAACCTGAACAATCAATACAAATACCCCTTATTCATTACGATAACCTGCGAGTTTTCTAGATTTGATGACCCAACAAGACCAACCGCAGGAGAATATACTTTTTGGAATCCAAAAGGAGGCGCCATCTCCATGTTAACCACCATTCGCGCCATAGGACAATACAATGCGGAAAACTTTAATGACAGCCTGAACAAAAACCTGTTTTCATACGGATCCACCCCATACACGAGCATCGCCGAAGCGCTTCGAATTTCTAAAAATGAAAATCCAAGCTCATCCAGTAATGTCATTTTTTACATTGGCGACCCTGCTTTGATGCTGGCCATTCCGAAACCAAAAATCAATTTAACAAAAATAAATGACATTGCGATTTCTCAGCCTATTCCTGATTTCAAATCTTTGTCAAAAATTAAAATCACAGGAGAAATAACAGACGAAAACAACACACTGTTAAGCAATTACAACGGCGAACTGACAACCGCCATCTTTGACAAGTTAATCACGACCAGCACCCTAAATAATGATGGATATAGCCCTGCAATGTCATTCAAAATACTAGGAGAAACTATTTTCAGAGGAAATGCTTCGGTAACCAACGGCCAGTTTGAATTCAGCTTTGTTGTACCCCGAGACATCCGTGTTCCTGTTGATTATGGCCGAATTAGTTTTTACGCCAAGAAAAATCAAACACTTGAAAATCAATCAGGTTACAACGCCACTATAAAAATTGGAGGAATAAATGAAAATGCTCCACAGGACAATATAAGTCCAAAAGTGAAGTTATATATGAACGATGAAACTTTTGTATCGGGAGGAATTACAAACGAATCGCCCTTTTTACTGGCGTTTCTTGAAGATGAAAACGGAATCAATACAGCAAGCGGAATCGGGCACGATATTACAGCAGTGCTGGACGGCGACGTAAGCAATCCTTTTGTTCTAAATGATTATTATCAGACAAAACTTGACGATTACACCAATGGAAATTTACGTTTTCCATTGCGAAATCTCGCTGCCGGAATGCACACGATAACATTTACTGCATGGGACGTTTACAACAATCCCGTAACCAGTGAAATACAATTTATAGTTGTCGGAAATGAATCGCTGACTCTAACACACGTTCTTAATTATCCTAACCCATTTTCAACCTATACGCAATTTTGGTTTTCACACAACAGACCTTATGAACCTCTGGATGTACAAGTTCAGGTCATGACTATAACAGGAAAAGTAGTCTGGACAAAAAACCAAATCGTCACCACAGAAGGTTTTTTATCGAGAGATATAACCTGGGACGGGAAAGATGATTTTGGCGATCGAATCGGGAAAGGCGTATACATTTACAAACTCACTGTCAAATCTAATTTAACAAATAAAAAAGCAGAAAAATACGAAAAGCTTGTCATTTTATAA